The genomic stretch AATTGATCCATACATAGATGAGAGGAGCCGGACAGTCGAGAGTGTTTTCCCGCAATTAAGGTAAAACAGTAGAACTTCAATTTAGTTGCAATTTCATTAACTGTCATCTACGCTATATAAATGAGTGCCATATTGTAAAATTCTATGTACAGTTGGTCGGTTGCATTCTTTGCTTCATTCGGTAATCCTATCAAGGATCGCTAGACCATCTCGACAATATATGTGATTGGTCAATTTCTCTGGAAAAGCCTGCTAGGACAGACTCTCGTAGCAACCATAAGAGTTAGATCGTGGTATTACTGTAAATATAGACTTTCCGGAGTAATACCAAGAGATCACTACATCCAAATCCACCAAAGTAAAAAGATTGTCCCTCCGTTAATCCAATAAGTGAATGTCATGTTTCCTAGCCAGCAAGTGCATGTCAAAGTTCCAAAAGCCCTCATAGTAATACCTACCATTATGACTAGTTAAGGCACTGCGCATAGTAGGGATTCAGGGTCGTGCAAACGGCTGGCGAGGCGCATTTGGTAGGGCCAGAgtagccgctgccgccgcacTGGCCGTACAAGGTCTGAGTTCCGCCGGCGGGGGGCGGCGTGGTAACAGCAGTTGAAGAGCTGGCTTTTGAGGTGACCGACGTCGTCGATCTCACGACTGTTGTAGTCTTGCTGGTCGACCCTccggtgctgctgccaccgccaccgccgGAAAcggtggcgctgctggtggccGTCGCGGCGGAGCTTGCCTGGGCGACACTTGAAGGAAGGCCTGATACGACGGTAGGACCAGGCATAATATACGTAAGGGGGGCTAGTGTAGATATTGAAGAGGATACCAGGGTCTGTCTCATGGTAAAGGTCGGTCGCTAGAACGCCAGAGGGCTGCAGCGATCCCGTGCCTGTGACAGCGAGGTTGAAGCACTGAGGGTAGTTCTGGGCGCCGTCTGCTTGCTCGGCGCTATGTAGGGCGATGAGCTCGTGGCGCAACACGTAGTTACCCGTCTGGAGATCCTCGGGAATTTGGATAACCCAGGTATTGTTGTTGCCGATCAGCACGTCCGAGCCCCAAGTGCCTGGGTTTCCGCCACTGAGAAGGCCAATGCCATCAATCTTGAAGAACTCAAGTGTAGTCTTATCCACGGTCTCGCAGGGGCCATTGCAGTTGGCCAAATAGTCAACGACGGTGCTTTTGTGTGGCCACGGAACAGGCACCCACTGGAAAAGCACAGAGTCTCCGGCCTTGACAGATGCGTGCCCCTTTGCGTTGGTGCCATTCTTGTGGCAGACTATATCAGGGGTTTGATATGCATCTGGTGAAACAAAGCCTGCCGAATAGTATAAGCATCAAGACACGAGGAGAATTTGCAGATCCGGCTGGAAGCCACTTACCGTTGTCAGTATCGGCAGCCGTCCAGCCCACCACGATGGGCGGATCTGGCATGTATGGAAACGATGTTGGATCATAGCCCTGATAGTACACCCCATTGACGACAATGTTGTTtacatgtccatgtccaaCAACGCCAGTCGCCACCGTTAGTGCGATGGCAAAGAGGTTGGAAAGCTTCTGGGCCATCTTTGTATGTAGTACGGAGTAAATCCTATCTCTGTGTATGCCCGAAATAATGCTTCGACAGATGTTCCATACCGGATGATTATGTCTGTATTTATGCACCATGGCTAGCTTTCGGTGCCACAAGCAGCCTATCCAACTGAGTTCCTGCGATGGTGCATCTGTCACCTGCCAAGGAGCCTATTTACCCGCTGAATCAAAATTGAAAGACAATATACCATTGCGGCTAAATGATTTAACCCAGATATAAAGCAATGGAAGGAATGGAAGGTCATGTTCCGCGATAGAGCATCCTCTTTGTGGAGAAGGTTGCAGCGGCTAGAAAAGTTTGGCACTTGAGTAGATACAGCCGCCTGTTAAGCCAAGCAAATTATAAGAGTATGTGATCTATCTTTTTCTTACGTATTTGACTAGTGAGCAGAGGCTGTGTAATAAAATACATGGGCTGATTATTTTTTGTTCGTTTATACACTTTCCAATACATTTACTAGCAGGTTATTGACGAAACCACCGGCTTTGCGGCAAAGATACAGTAGTCATGCTAACAGTGGCCGCGTGTAGTGAAAAGCCGGGTCTAAGAATCGGAAGAGGCGTTGGGCTACTCGGCAGATCTGGATGGAGAACGGAGCCACCCCGCCAATAGTGCcggcagaagaagcctgTCACAGAGGTCGAAGAACACATATGTACAAACAATTCCTAAGAGTACTTAGGTCCTAGTTTCTTGGCTAGATATGAAACAACCGATTGCTGATACTGGACGACTTCGTAGATAGCTATAGTTTCCCATTATTCAAGTGCCAGTCTCATGTTATAAACTCATTTGATCCCATAGTGTTATAGTGTAATTGAATGTTTGCTTTAACAACAACTAAACTCTGATTTGTCGACTAGATTATCAACATTTCGACTTAAAGCCCGGAGCAGGTATTAAATATGCATAAAAAATGCCGGACGAAGAATTCGCCGTAATTGTACTTGACAATTATCTGCCAACAGACGTCACTAAAAAATGAAGATTCTCAAGCAACAATTCAATGCAACATCTAATTCGCGCACTAGGTGGATACACCAGCATGACTCATTCGTAATAACATCTGAAAGACAGTTGTTATTTGACAGCAGAGATATTAGCTCGTGCAAAATAAACAGCAAGCACATGTTTACCTAGGCCTATGTAACTACCTAAATACATCGACTGAAGCTGTAATTTGCCTAAATCGGCGACATGTTCCacttcttgttctctttcgTAAACTTTGTACAAGGGTGAATCTACCAAGTGTACTTTCCAATAGGAAAATTGAAGGTCCAAGTTGAAATCCTTCTGAACACCGGGGAATGTCCCCGTTCTCACCCTCTCAGGCCATACCAATGATCTGATTGGCACACTAACTCTCACGAGACCTCGATACTCTGACCAGATAAGCTTGGCATTCGGCATCTATCACGTCAATGGCTAGGCAGAGATTTCCAGACTCCAGCACCAACGCTCCGAACGTTGCATCCATCTGCGGAGAACCCATTAGTCGATGCTTAGCTAGAGACAGTGTGCAACGGGAATAGGCAATGTGTATTACGCTCTTCATGAGGATTCTCACATTGGACATGGGATCACAGAAGGCACACTGGAGTTTAGTGCTCAGTGTTGATAGAGTGGTATATAGTTCAGCCGCTGCTAGCAAATTAGAAGCAGGGCGGAGCATGTATTCTGTAACTTTAGTAATACAGTTATGGCACTGGCAGCCAATCGAGCTATAAGAAAGTAGGGTTTAACACGAttgtttataatattacaaTGAGCCTAAACTCCCACATACACATGTTGGAAAAAATCTGTATATAAACAATGTGGCTGCTAAAATTGGAGCTACTCTATGTATGTCTTCTTTGGTGAGGTAAAAGGTATACCTGTCAAGACTATGAGCCATCCATTAAgcagtttcttcttcgctaTTGATGATCACATTGAACATTGGAGAAAACCCCCGAAACTAGAGGTTCCGAAGCGGTCTAAGGTGAGCTCCCATGTTAAGATATGGAGACCTCCTGGCGTATTGCATGGCCAGCCTCACATAATATATTCAGCAGCCTGCTTTGAACCGCTTCATTGAAGAGGATTCCAATGATATCTAGAGGGGGGACTACAGAATTGGTAAAATTGTATAATAATAGTCCATCCAGTGCCAAAGAGTCTTCTAATGGACTTTTTGTAATAGTTTAATGCAATTACCTAGCAGCCCAAATCCGATGCGCTCCGACGAGAAAAAGTTTCGTATGCTTTTATACCGCTTGCATTCCGAAAAGAGATAACGGGTTAAGCTTCTAATACAATTCATTGTATAAAATTTCCTCGAATGATTCCTCTTGGCCTCTAGAACTGGCTGGGACAGTCTTATTGCATTGTCGATCGCTTTGCACGCCTACTCCTTCTAAAAGAATTTTAAGGGCCGAAGAGCCGACGCGTTCTGTTGCTCCGACGGCATTTCCAGAAAATATGCGGCAATCGATTCCATTCTAAAGAGCGCGCTCTATGCCAATCAAAGACCTCATGCTTAAAGCGGAGTCATTAGCGAGTCTAAGTGCAAGATACCACCTGCATGTTCGGCAAACGATGATTACATGAGCATTAGGAAGCCAAGAGCGGAGTTGTAAATCGCAATTATTCCAGACAGTTGAGATGAAAGCGCTATTCGGCACCTTCTGCTTGGATGGAGGTCGGCAATTTTTCAGGGTATTCCAgaagtaattattaataacaaATATAGCAATTAAGCTACTTTCATAACTAGCCAATTAACTTTATGAAGACCTTTTTATTCTACCAGCAGTAAGTCGAATCTGATCGCCAACGCGGTGGGCAGAATGCGGGGTGATGTAGGGTAATAATAGTCAAGATGATTTACCGACGGATGGCCAGCGATAATTATATTACGATTGCCAAATCAGACACTACTTTTTGACCAGACGTAGTCCTATAACAGTCGTTAGGTTTCCCACTAGCTTGTTGTTTCATCCTGTGCAAGATTTGTCTAAGGACTTCAACAATTGAAGAAAGACCTTGGAGATTTCCCTAAAATGAATCTTTAATGACGCCCAAGACCTAAAGAGTTTTCGAAAATAATACTCCATGTACTCAGTCTCACTTAGGCCGGCCATAATGATGATCTCATCATTCGCCAAGAAGAACTTATTCTTGAGCTGCTATTTCGCGCTCTTCGGTTTGCTGGCGCAAGCAAAAGCACAAAACTCTACCTACTTCAATCCTGTTCTTCCCGGCTGGCACTCAGATCCCTCTTGCGCCGTTGTTGACGATGTGTTCTATTGTGTTACTTCAACATTCATCTCTTTCCCTGGTCTACCCATTTACGCTTCCAAAGACTTGATTGACTGGAAGCTGGTCAGTCACGCCTGGAACCGCGAAAGCCAGCTTCCCGGCGCTAGCTGGGGCACTCCCGATCAGCAGAATGGCATGTATGCAGCTACTATTCGATACCACGACGACCAGTTCTTTGTGATTTGCCAATATTTAAATGCACCAGAGGGTAACATTGGTGTGATATTCAAGAGCTCAGATCCTTTCAGCAATTCTGCTTGGAGTGATCCGGTACGGTTCAAGCCTTCGAATATTGACCCTGACTTGTTCTgggatgatgacggcaaagTTTACTCCGTAATGGCAGGCATCACGCTTCAGGAGATTGATCTTGAGACTGGAGATCTGAGCCAACCGCCTCTGAGTGTTTGGAATGGCACTGGTGGAACGTATCCCGAAGGGCCACACCTTTACAAGAAAGACAACTGGTACTACCTCATGATTGCAGAAGGCGGTACAGAGCTCAATCACTCTATTACAATCGCACGGTCACGGAACATCGGCGGCCCATATGACAGTTATGCCAACAATCCTATCCTTACAGCGCGAGGCACAGACGGATACTTTCAGACCGTTGGTCATGGAGACCTCTTCCAAGATCAGAAGGGCAAGTGGTGGGGAATGTGCTTATCGACACGTTCTGGACCTGACTGGACTATCTATCCCATGGGGCGTGAGGCTGTACTTTTTCCCGCTACATGGAACAAAGATGAGTGGCCAATCTTGCAGAAAGTAGAGGGGCGCATGAATGGATGGCACCTACCACCACGCAGTCGCGATGTAGCTGGGACGGGACCTTTCAACGACGACCCTGATCGATACGACTTTCCTCTTCACAGTTCAATTCCGGCCAATCTTGTCTATTGGCGAGTTCCACGTCAAGGATCTTTTAGTATCTCAAGCAATGGCTTACTGGTGGTACCAAGCCGAAGCAACTTGACCGGTGTTATCCCTGCTTCAGACTCTGATGACGCTCTCGCGCTAAATGGCCGACGAGGTCTCTCTTTCATTGGAAGGCGCCAAACACATACAATTTTCGATTATGCTGTTGATTTATCCTTTTCCCCCAAAGAAATAGATCAAGAGGCCGGGGTGACCATTTTTCTCACACAATTTAATCACGTCGATCTGGGTTTAGTCCTCCTTGAACAAAATAACACAGCCAATTCGAGTCTCTTCCTTCGCTTCAGGACCATCAGTGGAGGCTCCACTGCCGACTCCTCCTTGACGCCGCTACCAGAACGCTGGGGACATGGTCCTTTGCGCCTCGAGATTCAAGCACCAAATGCGACTCATTTCACCTTGTCGGCAATGCCAGCATCAGAACCGCAAAAGAGAATTACTGTGGGCGCAGCCTCAGGATCGCTGCTGAGCGGAAATACGGGTCCATTCACGGGAAGTCTACTTGGTATTTTTGCTACCTGTAATGGAGCTGGGAACGAAGATAGTTGCCCTGAAGGAGGCAATGCTTATTTTCAGCGATGGAGGTACACGGGAATAGCGCAGTACATTTCAAATGATACAGCCATTCCAACATAGAGAAGACGGACATTCTTATCTATTTAGGATAGCGACATAATTCTTTCATCTGCCTATTTCCTTCACTTGCTTGCAGCATGAGCTTGAACACTTAACCCGAGTGAAACTCTTAACTCGAATAGGACTCGTACTTCGCTCGGGAGTTATTTCAGCAGTGCTGCTGTTTTTGAACCGCAATTGCGATTATCTATCTGCAATGTCAGCACCTCTGATATTCGACGACTACCCGTTGCAGTCGAGGCGTGAATCGGAGACGGGCAGGTGATGTTGCATTGTTTCGTGGCGCAGACGAAATCTGTTGCTTCGGCCAGGGATAAATGACATGCTGGATGCGGCGGCAGCATTAACTGTCACTGCGCATGGGTTGGTGGTCGGACTGGCTTCGAGCATACGACATCCGATTCCGTTTATATGCACTTCTCAGGGCGTTTTGGATAGCATGCACCACCTCGTATGGGAAGTACGGCGTCACGGAAAATACGGCAAGCAAGAAGTGATGGTTGACACTTGTTCAATACCTTGTCCAAACAAGCCGAAACATTTAACATTGGCCATCGCAGACACTTCTTACTCTGGCTCTAAATCTGCGTTTTGTCTGTCGAATAGAAGGAACACTGGCTTGTGAAGGGCCAACAAGTGACGATTCAGCATCCTAACGGGGTGAGAGACGTTGATGTATATAATGAGAAAAGACGATTTAAGTGCATCGCTGTGCCGCATCACATGACTATTAATGAAAGGCAAGCGGAAAGCTGAATGCACAAAACGATACCTGTTGGATAGTAACATAGTCCTGCTTATTTAAGTGAAGCCTTGTTCTCCAATTCCGCATTATAGAATTAGCCTGGCCGAAACCGCTACCTAAAACCTATCGTGGCAGGCCGGCGGTGTTTTCTGCCACTCTGTTGAGTACTACAGCACCAGGAGCATCATGTATCTTTGCATTAGTCACTTATTAGCCTACTGGTCATGAAGACACTAAGCTTGAATCTATTCTTCAGCCAAGCTAGCTACCATTATTACGAAGTTCTTCGTCCAAAGAGTTTACACCAGTGACGAAACGTTTTCTTGGGCATTTTGAAGACGTGGTTGTGACTATAGCCAAGGCTCAGCTGTGTTTTCCAAGCGTCTCCAGATTCGATAGTTGCTTCGGCAATGGGTAGTTTCTGAGCCAGCAGTAATGATCCCTGTCGGTTAGAAGATGATTCTCCTCTTTGATGTAGGGATACAATTATTTGCGCAAACCACTGGCATTCCTCCTCGAGCTCGTATACGCTGGATTTATCTTTTGaatggatacatgtattcagaCGGCTACTGTATATCATGCAAATGTAATATATAACAAGCGCGTCGTAATACTTATTTCCATAAGTTGGATCATTGATTGGTGTCCTGCTGGGTTGTATATAAGTGTGATACCAGTCTTGGAGAGACGCTCGAAGTTTGTGGGCTCGAGATATAAACTCTGTAATCGCTTGAAGTGGCTGGTCGGGATTATGGCAAATCACGTCGGTAAACTCTTTAAGCAGAGTGGGTATGGTGACGAAAATCAGCATTATGGATATAACCATAGTACTTCTTTCCGGCACAAGAGGATCGTCCGTGATAATTGATAGAAGGACCGCCTTCCATGCTGGATGATCAAGGAAACAAGCTTCATTGTTTAGTATTGCTTCTGTTGCCTACTGAGATTCAGCCTCTATTTTCGAGATAACGTTGGGGATAGTAACGATCTGATAATTACCATTGGCCCAACATAACCCAGGAAAAGACATTTCTCGAACTCGGATTGATAGCTCAATGGACCTCGTAACTGTATTAAAAATGTAGCTCCTGCGGTATGCTTTATCCATGCATCCTCTCGACTAGGATTTAGAAGCTGcacggaaaaaaaaaagaaacaattaACCAATATTTTCCATAGTCTGCTCGAGACGCACTTACTTCATAGAGGCCTAACATTTGCGTGGCGCAGAGGAGCTCAGCTGTAATACGCTGAGAAGTAGAGTCCATCGCATCTTGTAACTTTAAGAGCGCTCTTGAATAAGCTGAAAGAGCGAATAGCTCCCAGTTTCTGTCGTCGGGCGTAAGCAAGCACCTAACGCGAGCTAAGACACAATCTGTAGCGCTTCTTATCAAGGCGCTTTGCTGGTAATGCAAGGGTATATACTGAAAATATGACCAATTTCTTCCCGTGAAGAAATGCGCTATAGTTTGAGGGTTTTCAAGAAGCCTTTGTCCAGTATACCGGCCAACCCCCACGGAAGTTAATAAAGACAGATCTAGAAAGTGTAGATTTGTTTTGGAGAGAACCGCTGAATATGTGGAAGCAGGGGCTCGCAAATATGCTGTGTCTGTCTGGATGTAGACGCCGTCAGGCTTGGTTTGAGACGCTTGCTCTGCCATATTAAGTATTTGTATTTGTTTGCATTCTGCTGCTCTTTCATCGCTTGGTATAAAAACAGGAAGCTGTCTGCTATTGGGATGCCGATGTTTAGGTTCTGCCTTTCGCTTCTGAGCCACTTTCTGCATGATTTCGCGCCTTATTTTAGCGCGATCGATAGGCGAAGTAGTCGCTGGATTTATCCAAACGAGATTGTTAGACATTgtaaagatgaagatttgtCCTCATATAATACCAGCTAGAAAAAGGCGAAGTCTGGGATGTAGGAAGAGCAAGAATCTATTTGAACTGCGCTATTGGAGgtaagtaggtagtagtgCGCCTGTAGTTAAGCACCATCGAGGTGGGGAAACGGTCAATGTCAGAACCTATGCAGATGCTACGACATGTGGCGAGGGGGGGATTGGTAAGCCTGTTAACAAGTTTTAGCGCTCACTTTATAAAGCCATTTTGAGGCTTAGAAGAGTGCGTACCTAAATAAACGCCAAAGCATTAAAGTCTCAAATATGTTACCTCTTATTCTGTCGAAACCTAGACAGTAGTGGATGACTTATATTCATGCATATTAACAGAACGTGTGAAGCCATAGTGATCAAGTCGTTCACAAATAATAGATACATAAGCCGAAATTTATGCAAATGTTGGCATGTTGGTGCATACATCACTCCAAACGTTATTGCCACTTCTCTCATTTCGATCATTATCAGACATGATATTATTGAAACGCCATTCAGGCTAGGAAGCCTTTATAACGAGAACACTATCCGGCTAAAGAACTAAAGCGGAATACGTACGTATGTCCAGTGCCTTGGCATAAGCAATTATCGCATAAGTTGTCATCTACATATAGCTTCATATTCTCCATCCCTGGTTATCAACATAATCGACGGGAGTCAAAAGGCCAGTCTTGATATCGTATACATAACCAAAACACTGATCAGCAATCCTCTTAGGCACATATGGAGAAGTCTTCAGTATATGAAGGTCATCTCTGACGCTTTGCTCAACACTGTTCTATGAGTTAGAAAAGTCCATTGAGATAAGAATAAGTGCTTCTATAGAGGATTACTCACTCGTCAAAAG from Trichoderma atroviride chromosome 3, complete sequence encodes the following:
- a CDS encoding uncharacterized protein (SECRETED:SignalP(1-21)~antiSMASH:Cluster_3.1~CAZy:AA9), whose protein sequence is MAQKLSNLFAIALTVATGVVGHGHVNNIVVNGVYYQGYDPTSFPYMPDPPIVVGWTAADTDNGFVSPDAYQTPDIVCHKNGTNAKGHASVKAGDSVLFQWVPVPWPHKSTVVDYLANCNGPCETVDKTTLEFFKIDGIGLLSGGNPGTWGSDVLIGNNNTWVIQIPEDLQTGNYVLRHELIALHSAEQADGAQNYPQCFNLAVTGTGSLQPSGVLATDLYHETDPGILFNIYTSPPYVYYAWSYRRIRPSFKCRPGKLRRDGHQQRHRFRRWRWQQHRRVDQQDYNSREIDDVGHLKSQLFNCCYHAAPRRRNSDLVRPVRRQRLLWPYQMRLASRLHDPESLLCAVP
- a CDS encoding uncharacterized protein (EggNog:ENOG41~SECRETED:SignalP(1-28)~CAZy:GH43); protein product: MMISSFAKKNLFLSCYFALFGLLAQAKAQNSTYFNPVLPGWHSDPSCAVVDDVFYCVTSTFISFPGLPIYASKDLIDWKLVSHAWNRESQLPGASWGTPDQQNGMYAATIRYHDDQFFVICQYLNAPEGNIGVIFKSSDPFSNSAWSDPVRFKPSNIDPDLFWDDDGKVYSVMAGITLQEIDLETGDLSQPPLSVWNGTGGTYPEGPHLYKKDNWYYLMIAEGGTELNHSITIARSRNIGGPYDSYANNPILTARGTDGYFQTVGHGDLFQDQKGKWWGMCLSTRSGPDWTIYPMGREAVLFPATWNKDEWPILQKVEGRMNGWHLPPRSRDVAGTGPFNDDPDRYDFPLHSSIPANLVYWRVPRQGSFSISSNGLLVVPSRSNLTGVIPASDSDDALALNGRRGLSFIGRRQTHTIFDYAVDLSFSPKEIDQEAGVTIFLTQFNHVDLGLVLLEQNNTANSSLFLRFRTISGGSTADSSLTPLPERWGHGPLRLEIQAPNATHFTLSAMPASEPQKRITVGAASGSLLSGNTGPFTGSLLGIFATCNGAGNEDSCPEGGNAYFQRWRYTGIAQYISNDTAIPT